One genomic segment of Mastomys coucha isolate ucsf_1 unplaced genomic scaffold, UCSF_Mcou_1 pScaffold22, whole genome shotgun sequence includes these proteins:
- the Chchd2 gene encoding coiled-coil-helix-coiled-coil-helix domain-containing protein 2: protein MAQMATTAAGVAVGSAVGHTLGHAITGGFSGGGNAEPAKPDITYQEPQGAQLQNQQSFGPCSLEIKQFLECAQNQSDVKLCEGFNEVLRQCRIANGLI, encoded by the exons ATGGCCCAGATGGCTACCACTGCAGCCGGTGTGGCTGTGGGCTCTGCAGTGGGGCACACCCTGGGTCACGCCATCACTGGGGGCTTCAGCGGAGGTGGTAATGCCGAGCCCGCAAAGCCTGACATCACTTACCAG GAGCCTCAGGGAGCCCAGCTGCAGAACCAGCAGTCTTTTGGACCTTGCTCTCTAGAGATTAAGCAGTTTCTGGAGTGTGCTCAGAACCAGAGTGATGTCAAGCTCTGTGAGGGCTTCAACGAGGTGCTGCGGCAGTGCAGGATTGCAAATG gttTAATCTAA
- the LOC116104652 gene encoding protein ZBED8-like, giving the protein MIFVFERISLKDAVSLQEPQGAQLQNQQSFGPCSLEIKQFLECAQNQSDVKLCEGFNEVLRQCRIANVDHPRTVDHGERNVKRRKYNEGFLQYGFTSTITVGIERPQCVICGVVLSAESMKPNKLKRHFESKHSSFAGKDTNYFRNKADGLKKARPDTASKSCKQNVAAVEASYLVALRIARDMKPHTFAEHLLFPVAKDSVRVMIGDEFVTKLSAVSLSNDTVRRRIHDMSADILDQIIQEIKSAPLPIFSIQLDESTDVANCSQLMAYVRYIHDGDFKDEFLFCKPLERAATALDVFEAVGSFLSQHKISWENICGVCTDGAPATLGCQSGFQRLVLNESPKAIGAHCMIHLQTLAVRTLPHDLQEVMRSILSSVNFVKASSLNSQLFLQLCSDLDAPSKALLLHTDGRWLSRGKVLKRIFELRDELKMFFNQKAIRQFEALFSDKSELQKIAYLVDIFTILNELNLSLQRPNSTCLDLSEKIQSFYMKLQLWQKKLDENKIYMLPTLSAFFEEHDIEPHTRITVVISVKEHLDMLAGEISWYFPNLPEVPFALARRPFTVRAEDVPETVQEEFIRLTNSDAARANFSTMPVTQFWVKCLQSYPVLSETVLRLLLPFPTTYLCETGFPSLLVIKSKYRSRLVVEDDLRCALAKTTPRISNMVRKKQSQPSH; this is encoded by the exons atgatttttgtttttgagaggatATCACTcaag GATGCTGTGTCTTTGCAGGAGCCTCAGGGAGCCCAGCTGCAGAACCAGCAGTCTTTTGGACCTTGCTCTCTAGAGATTAAGCAGTTTCTGGAGTGTGCTCAGAACCAGAGTGATGTCAAGCTCTGTGAGGGCTTCAATGAGGTGCTGCGGCAGTGCAGGATTGCAAATG TGGACCATCCCAGGACAGTGGATCATGGAGAGAGGAATgtcaagagaagaaaatataatgagGGTTTTTTACAGTATGGTTTTACCTCAACTATCACAGTAGGAATTGAGAGACCACAGTGTGTCATTTGTGGGGTTGTTCTATCAGCAGAATCTATGAAACCAAACAAACTGAAACGCCATTTTGAGAGCAAGCATTCCAGCTTTGCTGGCAAGGATACCAACTATTTCAGAAACAAAGCTGATGGACTCAAGAAAGCCAGACCTGACACTGCCAGCAAGTCCTGCAAACAGAACGTGGCAGCTGTGGAAGCTTCCTATTTGGTGGCCCTCAGAATCGCCAGAGATATGAAACCTCACACCTTTGCTGAGCATCTACTGTTCCCGGTGGCCAAAGACAGTGTTCGAGTCATGATCGGAGACGAGTTTGTTACGAAGTTGAGTGCAGTTTCCTTATCTAATGACACTGTCCGAAGAAGAATACATGACATGTCTGCTGATATTCTTGATCAGATAATCCAGGAAATTAAATCTGCTCCACTTCCAATATTCAGTATCCAGCTCGATGAATCGACAGATGTTGCAAACTGTTCACAGCTAATGGCTTACGTGAGGTATATTCATGATGGTGACTTTAAAGATGAGTTTCTTTTCTGTAAACCTCTTGAAAGGGCAGCTACCGCCCTTGATGTATTTGAGGCCGTTGGCTCATTTCTGAGCCAGCATAAGATCTCTTGGGAAAACATCTGTGGGGTCTGCACAGACGGTGCCCCAGCTACGCTGGGATGTCAATCTGGGTTTCAGCGTTTGGTCCTGAATGAGTCACCGAAAGCCATCGGAGCTCACTGTATGATTCATCTGCAGACATTAGCGGTGAGGACACTGCCACACGACTTACAGGAAGTAATGAGAAGCATCCTGAGTTCTGTCAATTTCGTAAAGGCGAGCTCTCTGAACAGTCAACTGTTTCTGCAACTGTGCAGTGATTTAG ATGCTCCGAGCAAAGCCCTGCTACTTCATACCGATGGGAGATGGCTGTCAAGAGGCAAAGTTCTAAAACGTATCTTTGAGCTTCGTGATGAACTCAAAATGTTTTTTAACCAGAAAGCAATACGGCAGTTCGAAGCCCTTTTCAGTGATAAAAGTGAATTGCAGAAGATAGCTTATTTGGTTGACATCTTCACCATTTTGAATGAGTTGAACTTATCACTGCAAAGACCAAATTCGACATGCCTCGATTTGTCTGAAAAGATCCAGTCATTCTACATGAAACTTCAGCTCTGGCAAAAAAAGTtggatgaaaacaaaatttacatgttGCCTACCTTATCTGCTTTCTTTGAGGAACAtgacattgaacctcacacaaggATTACAGTGGTGATTTCTGTGAAAGAACACTTGGACATGCTTGCAGGTGAAATTTCCTGGTACTTTCCAAATCTACCCGAGGTCCCGTTTGCACTTGCCAGGCGCCCATTCACAGTCAGAGCTGAAGATGTTCCCGAGACAGTGCAAGAGGAGTTCATCAGACTTACTAACAGCGATGCGGCGAGAGCTAATTTCTCCACAATGCCAGTCACGCAGTTCTGGGTCAAGTGTTTGCAGTCATACCCTGTTCTGTCTGAGACGGTGCTGCGCCTCCTCCTTCCGTTTCCAACAACATATCTTTGTGAAACAGGGTTCCCCAGCTTGTTGGTTATCAAGTCTAAATACAGAAGTAGACTTGTTGTGGAAGATGATCTTCGCTGTGCTCTTGCAAAGACCACCCCAAGAATTTCTAATATGGTGAGAAAGAAGCAGTCTCAACCTTCGCACTGA
- the Nupr2 gene encoding nuclear protein 2: MDPPARPSVSRPRTRARLPPLPKALPTLGFEEELYDCLDYYYLRDFPASGAGRSKGRTRREQQLRTNYTVPGGHERKVAQILLNGQRKRRQRQLQPRPRTRLA; the protein is encoded by the coding sequence ATGGACCCTCCAGCTCGTCCTTCTGTCTCCCGCCCAAGGACTCGAGCCCGCCTGCCGCCGCTGCCGAAGGCGCTGCCCACTCTCGGCTTCGAAGAGGAGCTGTACGACTGCCTGGACTACTACTACCTGCGTGACTTCCCGGCCTCTGGGGCTGGACGCAGCAAGGGCCGGACGCGGCGAGAGCAGCAGCTACGCACCAACTACACGGTGCCCGGCGGGCACGAGCGCAAGGTGGCGCAGATACTGCTCAACGGGCAGCGCAAGCGGCGCCAACGCCAGCTGCAACCGCGGCCGCGCACACGCCTCGCCTGA